A single bacterium DNA region contains:
- a CDS encoding JAB domain-containing protein has protein sequence MKRNEFFLGFCMQPAPSVTDVYVRTPEDCYRACEEQAGYGQEAFTVLCLNTRNRLIAGGIISIGVIDATLVHAREVFRKAIEIRASAVVLIHNHPSGETTPSAEDIRLTKQLVQAGQVIGIKVLDHVIIGTRRPEYLRPYTSIRENGLVEFDT, from the coding sequence ATGAAAAGAAATGAGTTCTTTCTGGGATTCTGTATGCAACCGGCACCCAGTGTGACCGACGTGTATGTCAGAACACCGGAGGATTGCTACCGGGCCTGCGAGGAGCAGGCAGGATACGGACAGGAGGCGTTCACAGTCTTGTGCCTGAACACGAGGAACCGTTTGATCGCTGGCGGCATTATCTCCATCGGCGTAATTGACGCCACTCTCGTGCATGCAAGGGAGGTATTCCGTAAAGCCATTGAGATCCGGGCAAGCGCCGTCGTGTTGATTCATAATCATCCCTCGGGCGAAACAACCCCGTCAGCAGAGGATATTCGACTGACCAAGCAGTTGGTGCAGGCCGGGCAGGTCATCGGCATCAAGGTGCTGGACCACGTCATTATCGGCACACGGAGACCTGAGTACCTGCGCCCCTACACCTCGATCCGGGAAAACGGATTAGTAGAGTTCGACACATAA
- a CDS encoding DUF1257 domain-containing protein, which produces MSHFTTIETQIRDISALQAACRELNVELLESTLARGYSSNTLKGDYIIRLRGPYDVALNRQPDGSYGLTTDWWAGHVERELGAGYGKLLQLYGVHKAQAEAKRKGYTTRRQQLGDGSIKLTIGGV; this is translated from the coding sequence ATGAGTCATTTTACTACCATTGAGACGCAGATCAGGGATATCTCGGCATTACAGGCCGCTTGTCGTGAGCTAAACGTAGAACTACTGGAATCCACCCTAGCGCGTGGCTATTCCAGCAATACGCTTAAGGGCGATTACATCATTAGGCTCCGGGGCCCCTATGACGTGGCGCTCAACCGCCAACCGGACGGCAGTTACGGGCTAACCACTGATTGGTGGGCTGGCCATGTGGAGCGCGAGCTTGGCGCTGGCTACGGGAAGCTATTGCAGCTCTACGGCGTCCACAAGGCCCAGGCAGAAGCTAAAAGAAAAGGATATACCACCCGCCGACAACAGCTCGGTGATGGCTCCATCAAACTTACGATTGGAGGCGTATGA
- a CDS encoding DUF2585 family protein produces the protein MKVQIMKGCRPGWVVALFLVATTCQLIVQGRVWWCTCGRWNLWAGDIWSAHNSQHVFDPYSFTHLLHGVAFFWILTWLFKRLTFPWMLTLTILMESVWEVAENTAFIIQRYREATIGLGYEGDSIINSLSDILCCTAGFILARHLGFRIAITMFVLIEVFLAIIVRDNLTLNVLMLICPIDAIKQWQMVH, from the coding sequence ATGAAAGTTCAAATAATGAAGGGTTGCCGGCCTGGCTGGGTGGTGGCCTTGTTCCTAGTCGCAACCACATGCCAGCTCATCGTACAGGGGCGGGTATGGTGGTGCACCTGTGGGCGGTGGAATCTCTGGGCAGGGGACATCTGGAGCGCCCATAATTCCCAGCATGTCTTCGACCCCTACAGTTTCACACACCTCCTGCACGGGGTGGCCTTTTTCTGGATCCTGACCTGGTTGTTCAAGCGGCTAACATTCCCCTGGATGCTGACGCTGACCATCCTCATGGAGTCAGTCTGGGAGGTGGCAGAAAACACCGCCTTTATCATTCAGCGCTATCGGGAAGCGACCATCGGGCTAGGATACGAGGGGGATTCCATTATCAACTCCCTATCCGATATCCTTTGCTGCACGGCCGGTTTTATTCTGGCCCGTCACCTTGGCTTTCGCATCGCCATCACTATGTTTGTGTTGATCGAGGTATTTTTAGCCATCATCGTGAGGGACAACCTCACCCTCAACGTACTCATGCTCATATGTCCGATCGATGCCATCAAGCAATGGCAGATGGTTCATTAG
- a CDS encoding DNA/RNA non-specific endonuclease has product MDHGRPQIQLDNRNQQDRRRQIWLWVLFFVLVVSISVIAYLLIPTVERPIQPAPTPPEAVSDHWGDRYSYAGLPKTTPSYPVTVLTNTGYLVGYSESRKDPVWVCYRLFRPDSFQAPPRPQGFQTDYRTAARANSHDYSGSGYDRGHMAPNYAIAVCYGPKAQQETFLMSNILPQRPALNRQVWERLEQTEIKEYAPRYRQIWVIDGPIFHNRNRLSGGEDIPDACFKIIVREDDGRPSVLAFIMPQTVTGTESAQQYLTSIDEIEEETGLDFFSAMPSDLQQRFEAEAARAMW; this is encoded by the coding sequence ATGGATCACGGGCGGCCACAAATTCAACTCGATAATCGTAACCAGCAGGATCGCCGTCGTCAGATTTGGTTGTGGGTCTTGTTCTTCGTCCTCGTCGTTTCGATCAGCGTAATCGCCTATCTACTGATCCCCACTGTTGAACGTCCGATTCAACCCGCCCCTACCCCGCCGGAAGCCGTCTCGGATCATTGGGGTGACCGATACAGCTATGCCGGCCTTCCCAAAACCACCCCAAGCTATCCCGTCACCGTACTGACCAATACCGGTTACCTGGTCGGCTACAGCGAAAGCCGCAAGGACCCCGTGTGGGTATGTTACCGGCTATTCCGGCCGGATAGCTTCCAAGCCCCTCCCCGGCCACAGGGGTTTCAGACGGACTACCGGACGGCTGCCCGCGCCAACTCCCATGACTACAGCGGTAGCGGCTATGACCGGGGCCACATGGCACCCAATTATGCGATTGCGGTCTGTTATGGCCCAAAGGCACAACAGGAGACCTTCCTGATGTCCAATATCCTCCCGCAACGCCCTGCCCTGAACCGGCAGGTATGGGAACGGCTGGAGCAGACCGAAATCAAGGAGTATGCCCCACGTTACCGGCAGATCTGGGTCATTGACGGGCCTATATTCCATAATCGCAATCGGTTGAGTGGCGGCGAGGACATCCCGGATGCCTGCTTCAAGATCATCGTCAGGGAGGATGACGGACGGCCCAGCGTACTGGCGTTCATCATGCCACAAACCGTCACGGGGACTGAGTCAGCGCAACAGTATCTGACCAGTATTGATGAAATAGAAGAGGAAACCGGGCTGGACTTCTTCTCCGCGATGCCATCAGACCTACAACAGCGGTTCGAAGCTGAGGCTGCGCGGGCAATGTGGTGA
- a CDS encoding polyhydroxyalkanoic acid system family protein, protein MPKLNLTIPHTLTPDVATSRIRGLLNDLKAEHGDKISDLQEEWVKDTGKFACTVMGFRVAGVLAIEPSHVAITGTLPLAAMLFKSQLETLIKKHAAELLA, encoded by the coding sequence ATGCCCAAACTCAATCTTACTATCCCCCACACGCTCACACCCGATGTAGCCACCTCGCGTATCCGGGGCCTACTCAACGATCTGAAAGCGGAACACGGCGACAAGATCAGCGATCTTCAAGAGGAATGGGTCAAGGATACGGGTAAATTCGCCTGCACGGTGATGGGATTCAGGGTTGCGGGCGTGCTGGCGATAGAACCCTCACATGTGGCGATCACCGGTACTCTCCCACTTGCCGCCATGCTGTTCAAAAGCCAGCTTGAAACGTTGATCAAAAAGCACGCCGCCGAACTGCTCGCTTGA
- a CDS encoding AAA family ATPase produces the protein MKTKITNYVRAGYPGLYLVSHEESRVEAELRAIAATLQYRLYAWSTTEGLTDTGDGSVRAATDPLEALQAISELPDNALILMRDLHMFLADNNPVLVRALKDALAAGKTKGKVLIILGCRSVLPPELEREFTVLDFSLPDKAALGAVLDGICQSAKLKKPAGDERDQILDAASGLTTVEAENAFALSVVTAKTIHAGLVATEKASTVKRNGLLELVEVREGLKDIGGLDQLKDWLVKRRDAFSAKATAYGLPSPKGLLIVGIPGTGKSLTAKATASVFGRPLLKLDAGKLYGSLVGQSEQNLRSVIQTAEAIAPCVLWVDEIEKGLAGSKSSGSTDGGTSARVLGSLLSWLQEKRSQVFVVATANDVTQLPPELLRKGRLDEMFFVDLPNQAERETIWGIQIAKYGRKADQYDTGALAMASEGYTGSEIEQAVVDSLYGAFAESREPGMLDISKALGETVPLSKLMAEQITGLRRWASGRCRMATSPVRETRGRKIAA, from the coding sequence ATGAAAACCAAGATTACGAATTACGTGAGAGCCGGCTACCCAGGTCTATACCTTGTGAGCCATGAGGAATCCCGTGTGGAAGCGGAGCTACGAGCAATAGCGGCAACGCTACAGTACCGCCTCTACGCCTGGTCTACCACCGAGGGGCTTACGGATACCGGTGATGGCAGCGTGCGAGCCGCCACGGACCCCCTGGAGGCCCTGCAGGCCATCTCGGAACTGCCCGATAACGCGCTGATCCTAATGAGGGATCTGCACATGTTTCTAGCCGATAACAACCCAGTACTCGTAAGGGCGTTAAAAGACGCATTGGCGGCGGGCAAAACGAAGGGGAAAGTTCTGATCATTCTGGGATGTCGCTCGGTACTGCCACCGGAGCTGGAGCGGGAATTCACCGTCCTGGACTTCAGCCTGCCGGATAAAGCAGCGCTGGGTGCGGTGCTCGATGGGATCTGTCAGTCGGCAAAGCTCAAGAAACCGGCTGGTGATGAGCGTGACCAGATCCTCGATGCAGCCAGCGGCCTAACCACGGTGGAAGCGGAGAATGCCTTTGCGCTATCGGTGGTGACGGCAAAGACCATACACGCAGGACTGGTAGCCACCGAGAAAGCCTCGACGGTTAAACGGAATGGGCTGCTGGAACTGGTGGAGGTACGGGAAGGATTGAAGGATATCGGCGGGCTGGATCAGCTTAAGGATTGGCTGGTAAAGCGCCGGGATGCCTTCTCAGCGAAAGCGACAGCGTACGGCCTACCATCGCCTAAGGGACTGCTGATCGTCGGTATCCCCGGGACCGGCAAGTCGCTAACCGCCAAGGCAACCGCCAGTGTGTTCGGCCGCCCGCTGCTGAAGTTGGACGCCGGGAAGCTGTATGGCTCGTTGGTGGGCCAGAGTGAGCAGAATCTCCGTTCAGTCATCCAGACCGCAGAGGCGATAGCGCCCTGTGTGTTGTGGGTCGACGAGATCGAGAAGGGATTGGCGGGCAGCAAAAGCTCTGGATCAACGGATGGTGGTACGTCAGCGAGGGTACTGGGGAGCCTACTGAGTTGGCTCCAGGAGAAGCGGTCACAGGTATTTGTGGTCGCCACCGCCAATGACGTCACCCAGCTGCCACCCGAGCTATTACGCAAGGGGCGCCTGGATGAGATGTTCTTCGTGGATCTGCCCAACCAAGCCGAGAGGGAAACGATCTGGGGAATCCAGATAGCGAAGTACGGACGGAAAGCGGATCAGTACGATACTGGTGCCCTGGCGATGGCCAGTGAGGGCTATACGGGCAGTGAGATTGAGCAAGCGGTCGTGGATAGCTTGTACGGCGCCTTTGCCGAATCAAGGGAGCCCGGCATGCTGGATATCAGTAAAGCCCTAGGCGAGACAGTGCCTCTCAGCAAGCTGATGGCGGAACAGATCACGGGCTTACGCCGTTGGGCCTCGGGGCGGTGCCGCATGGCAACTTCCCCGGTAAGAGAAACAAGGGGGCGAAAGATCGCCGCATAA
- a CDS encoding calcium-binding protein encodes MTQPYDSSWDRSKDVDIFLRKCEEWEKRDWCIWLKEHLSFPFEVKRMEDMVENPYDPDDGPFSVGRRMQVTDLREEDFPLGFLVCVESKKAKGSIPLADVQVADKRDSNFWPVREYVVWMANH; translated from the coding sequence ATGACACAACCGTACGACAGCTCTTGGGATAGGAGCAAAGACGTTGATATTTTTTTGCGGAAATGCGAGGAGTGGGAAAAGCGCGATTGGTGCATCTGGCTCAAGGAACATCTGTCATTCCCCTTTGAGGTCAAGCGAATGGAAGACATGGTGGAGAATCCCTATGATCCTGATGATGGCCCCTTTTCGGTGGGGCGTCGCATGCAGGTCACTGATCTTAGGGAGGAGGACTTCCCGTTGGGCTTTCTCGTTTGCGTCGAATCCAAGAAGGCGAAAGGTAGCATCCCTCTGGCAGATGTTCAGGTTGCCGATAAGCGTGATTCCAACTTCTGGCCGGTACGCGAGTATGTAGTCTGGATGGCCAATCACTGA
- a CDS encoding DUF2997 domain-containing protein encodes MKSIEVIVGPDGSLKIDAVGFQGADCERATAFLEKALGRVSTKHKKPEHYRRTLTQQQVGG; translated from the coding sequence ATGAAAAGCATTGAAGTCATTGTCGGACCGGATGGATCGCTGAAGATCGACGCCGTGGGCTTCCAGGGTGCCGATTGCGAGCGCGCTACTGCATTCCTAGAGAAGGCGTTGGGTCGGGTATCGACTAAACACAAGAAACCTGAACATTATCGCCGTACCCTTACACAACAGCAGGTCGGAGGATGA